In the Primulina eburnea isolate SZY01 chromosome 15, ASM2296580v1, whole genome shotgun sequence genome, ACATTAATCGGTTGTCCATTTGCATAGAGAAAgatttgcatctcttcaatatcagcaCTGGCCACTTCAAAAAAGCATGAGATTCCTACAGCTGGTAGTTGAAAAAGATTACTAAGAAATTCTTCATCAACTATCATCGAATGATTGTTGAATATCATCTGAATCTTTCCGTCATCAGTTACATTGTTGGACTCGTAGATAGATAGTAGCTCACATGAGTAGGTTTCCTAAGTAGCCACCCCCAAGAAGTGACGAAGTCAAGATGATTCAATTTTCAGAAATACACTTTGAACTGATTCATCTAAGATTGATAGAATTGATTCAAAATCGATGGTCACAACATTCAACAAGAAAGCGGGAGTTTTGGCTGCCATTAGAATCTTGGTTTTTCTGAAACAAACGTGATTTGCTCTGAATATTTGAGAGTTTAAAGTTTTGAGTACTTGTAGAATGAAATACTGAGTAAACGGTTACTCAAATATATTTGTGACTTTTCAAAtttcggacacgtgtcagtccgtgAGTGGTTTGACCATTAATTCAGGTCTTTCaaccaatttttttattttaaaactgaaataaagAAGTTATGCAAAAATgggatttaaatttaaaatttgaataatttAAAGTAATAAACCTCCATTAGTCACGATTTTCATTAAAGAACTTAATAGAATTAAAGTTAATTAACTTATGTGATAAGATCAGTTGATTCAAGCACTGACTGGTCAGTTTGAAACTGACTCAGTTCAGTTCATGAACAACGGATAAGTTGATATGTATTACAGTCGGATAAGTTGATATGTATTACAGTCGAATGTCTGATGCTTGCGGTTCAGTTGATATGTATTACAGTCGAATGTCCTTCTTTAGAgtatgatctctgatgaaatgatgtctgacataAATATATTGGTTCTGCAATGAAGAACAGGATTACATGTAATCGAAATTGAGCTGGTGTTATCACAGAAGATTGGTGATTCTTCAGCAATTATTCCATAGTCTtttagttgttgctgaatccagagcagttgagcataTAAACTTCCAGCAGCTATATATTCAGCTTCATATGTGGAAATAACGATGGTTGTTTGCTTTTTGTTGAACTATGAGATCAATATGTCTCCTAAAAACTAatatgatccacttgtacttttgtgATCTAGCTTACAtcttgcataatctgcatctgaatatccatatAAATTGAAATAAGAGTCTTTTTCataccataaaccaacattttgtgtgcctttcaaatattttaatatgcGTTTAGCAGCTAAAAATGTGATTGTTTAGGGTCAGCTTGATATCTAGTACATAAACATACAATAAACATAATATCGGGATGGCTAACAGTcaagtacaataatgaacctattaaacctctataGAGTGTCATTTCAACTAGTATTCTCCCTTCATCTTTATCTAACTTAATCGATAAACTCATGGGAGTGGGTGCACCTGAACATGTTTCCATGTCAAATTTCTTGATCAGTTCCTCGTGTATTTAGTCTAACTGGTATAGATACCAGTTTCTAGTTGCTTTACTTGCATACCCAGGAAGAacgtcagttcacccatcatacccATCTCAAATTTGACGTGCATTAATTTAGCAAACTTATCGCATACtttgggagcttgtttaagatcATATAATACTTTGTTTAAATGAAAAACATGGTTAGGGTATAATCCTTCGAAATAAGTAGCTGATATTGATTAAGTCTCCTGAGTTCTTTAAGCTTGTACTTAGTCAATTTTAATTCCTTTATCAATTtggttttattttgttaattctCTAAAACTTAATTGTCCAAAATAACATATCTTACATCCATTTAAACTATTTCCAACTTAAAATACGAGATGTTAGGATCCGTTAATGAAGATGATGTGTTTAGAAGGAGGTTGAAACACTTCGGTTTTTGAAATCTTTTCGAATATGAATAAGTTCTTTAAGGAACTGGTTTTTAAATCTTGTGTGTAAATATCGATAAGTTAACTAATAGCAGTAATGTGGAAACAaactgaaggatagattgaattttttttctacGATATCGTTAACATAATGAATAAGAAGATGGACACAAAGAGTTTTATGGATATTCGGAGACTTCAGCTACTCATACGTCATCGTTTCTATCTCaagaatattaatttataaaaagattttgattgattaCAAATAATTGTGGTAAAACATTTCACTTGAACTTACACAATGCCAACTTAAATTCTTAGTTTTCTTCTTATCACTTATCATTTGTTAACGGAATATCTCTAATgagtagcctgaatgctacgaATAAGTCAATGAGATAAGAGCTAAATGTTGCGATTTGTAAGCTGGATAAACTCGAGAGTGAATCGCAACTGACTGATAATTATTGGTGGATTGTTTATTTTTTGATCGTTAATATTTATTCAACTGAATTCATCAGCTATAAATATTCTTCGATTCTAACGGTCACATTAAATGCATTTAATGATTAATATTCATTGAATCGTCTTTTAGTTCATGTAGATGACTTTTTCTGACATATGTTTGATGTATCAGACTGTTATCCTTCATCCGTTCTGCTTTTGTATAGACTGTTAGTTTATCTACTAAGATTCAAATTGTAATTGATGACGTGGCTAACTGGTCTATTGATCAGTTCAACTTGTCTATATATTCTAACTGGTGTCTTTTCAGTTTGAacatttcagttcagttatgtcaTTTCAATTCAAATTTGCGAATTCTTCAGTTCTGATCTTCAATTTGTTTAACCATCTTTGAATCATCAGGTTTTTTGACTTATTTATAGTTATAAGAATTTTATTCTATTTAATTTAGTTCTTAATCCATTTCAGTGTGATAAGCCTTCTTAAGTTTCGATATCAGTTACGAACTTTCAGTTgcgtcagttcagtttggttcCCCAGTTCTTTTATCGGTTTGTTTGTCAAAATCTGAAACTCATAGTTTCCCACATGAGATGAAAGCATTTATGAGTCTTGTTTGATCCTTAAATACTTGAATTCCAATGTTCAAATTTTGACGGTTCTTTGCGATCGTTCATGTTCTGttgcaaaaaaaatagaagttgTTGACATATTGTGCATTAAATGTTACATGACATAGACTTATATAATGGCACACAAATGATTAGTCTTTTTCCTGAAAAGATTTTCTGAACTTTGAATCTTGTTGAATCATATTCAGGGTTCAATTAAGAAAGTTTTTTTACTGAACTTCGAGTCCAACTGACTTGTAGATTTGGTCAATTCACTAAAGTTCAGCAACGCTTTCTATTAAACCAGGGATCCTTCAAAATAGCTAGCTAAGATTGATTAACCAGCGATCCTTCAAAATAGCTAGCTAAGATTGATTAAGTTCGTGAGTTCTTTAAGCCTGTCTTTagtgaattttattttcttcatcAGTTTGGTTTTGTTTTGTTAATTCTCAAAAACTTAATAGTCCGACATAACATAACTTACATCCATTTCAATTAATTCAAATTAAAATAGATGAAAGCATTTGTGAGTCTTGATTGATCCTTAAATACTTGAATTCCAATGTTGGGATTTAAACGCTTCTTTTGGGATCTTCCAGTTTTGTTGCCAAAAATAAAAGTTGAACAATGCACTTTTttccaaaacaaaaaaaaaagaatttgtTGACATATTGTGCATTAAATATTATGTGACACCGACTTTTAATAATGACTCATAAATTATTTgtctttttttccaaaaaaacaaTTTCTAAACTTTGAGTTTTGCTAAATAATATTCCTGGTTGAATTAAGGAATGTTTTTTACTGAACCTCGAGTCCTACTGGCTTGTAGATTCGGTTGGTCCTCAATAATTAATTCACTTAATTACCCTTTAAAATCAGGCGTCACTCTTTTAAGACTCATCTAGtgtaacgtcccagattcgacgattgtcctcaatgtatcaagacgagtctttatagcgtgcttatgtcctcactcacacgcaccacAGGAAACtttccaggaggtcacccatcccaaattgccccaagtcaagcacgcttaacatTGGAGAATACATTGAGAATTCAGATGatcacataaaaatttaaaaacacaTTGAGAATATCATTCTTAATATAGCATAATATTTGCCCAGGACAGTGGACAAGCCAGATATTGTACTACTCAACTTCAATTGCTCAAATTTCAATACCCCAATTTTCAAAGACTGGCTCAATTTGtccttttcaaaaataatacgcAAGCTCAACTATCATCCCACAGCCACTACTTATATATAGTCTTACacatttgatttttaaaatccTAAGTGCAATTAGTTATTAAGGGATGCTTACAAAAATTTGATCTACGAAATAAAATTCTAAGAAATTTCACATGCAttcataaaattaatttcaaaaatttgatctaCGAAATAAAATTCTAAGAAATTTCACATGCAttcataaaattaatttcataattCGAAATTTCACATGCAttcataaaattaatttcataatttcattTGAATATAATATATCTTATTTAACTCGTAGAATACATCACATAAGTGAGTAAAATAATttggaaataaaatatattCCATATATCATAGAGGAGGATTCGAACTTATATTCTTTCATGGCGGAAGATATGTAAAATACAATACATGTCTCACTCGATTGGCATACATCATGCCTCATTCGATGTGGAGACCGGTCGTGAGTATAACAATTTTAAGTAGTACGTATCATGGTTTGAATTTATATGTTCGTTTCGCACACAAACTTTTATCAAACACCGGAAACTATAATATAATTGTAGTCGATTACTTATAGTTCATCTCACATCAAAATCTCAAACTGAAAATGGGGTTTTCGAGTCGAGATAAAGTACAACAAACCAACATCCAACtaacaaaaaaaataagaaaccGAACGTCATTGAAAAGGACTAGCTAGGTCGAAAATCTCctgttaaataaataaactagtTATAAATAACTAGTGAACAAAGTTGATCATATAATAGTAACTAACTCCAATCATGGTTCATTGAAATGACAGATGCATGGAACCTAAAATTTAATCTTAcatattattatatttgaaaACTTTACTGTTTGATTTAAGAATTAATTTGTAAAGTATATGCAGAAAGTACATTAGAGAACAGCTAATAAAGAAGCcgtttttataattaaatttataactACGCGTGTCAGCTAATTATTACTTGCTTGCTGCGTCCAACTCCGGAAACAATTCACCCACGAATTACCCACGGATTCAAAACTTCTGCATGcttaatatatacatatatacaaataCCAAAGGATGTCAATTCCTCTAAATTTGCatgccatttttttttttatttggtcGCAAATTTGCAAATTATTACCaatggatatttaattatattattattattattatatttccaTTAGGTGTAATATATAATGGCTGACACTCCACATCAGCTGAACATGAGTCAACAAGACCATTCTTCCCCACCACCATCCGTCCCTCCTTCGACTACGAATCCTCCACCGGCGCCGCCACAAACACCGACCGATCCATCGGTTCGATCGGGCATCGAAAGGGAAACACAGCCACCAGCTCTGACTCTGCCTCAGCCTTTGCCTTTGCCTTTGCCATCGCCTTCTCCGCCTTCTGTTTTGACATTGGCTCCGTTTTTGGCTCCTTCTGTGAGTACTCAGCCGCGACTGCCTATATATAGGGATCAGACGCTAAATTTGCAGTCCATGAGTAGAATTGAAGCGATCCAATCTCCAAGAAAGCTTCAAAAAGTAACCACCATGACCTCCACGTCATCACCGAGCCGGTCCAACACCGGAAAGCACCCGGTGTTCCGCGGGATAAGGAGCCGGAGCGGCAAGTGGGTGTCGGAGATTCGCGAGCCGCGGAAAACTACGCGTATATGGCTCGGAACCTACCCCACCCCGGAGATGGCCGCCGCAGCGTATGATGTGGCGGCGCTGGCCCTACGAGGCAACGAAGCAATGCTAAACTTCCCCGAAAACGTCGGCAAGTATCACGTCCCTGCATCACCTTCACCGCCAGATATCCGCAGAGCAGCCGTCGATGCGGCTGCATTAATGAAGCGGGAAGAGGAGGAGGCTGGACTAGGGGAGGAggtggcggcggcggcggtcgATGAACAGCAAGGGGACGATGTAAGCATTAACGCAGAAACAGTAATTAGCAGCGGGCAAGAGTTCATAGACGAAGAGGAACTATTTCATATGCCCAATTTACTCAAGGACATGGCGGAGGGAATGCTTGTCAGCCCGCCGAGGATAGCGTCTCCGCCGTCTGATGACTCGCCGACGAGTTCTGATGCAGAAAATCTATGGAGCTATTAAGTTTCGAGTAATAGCTCCAAATCATGATGAAAAATCAAACATTTTTAAGAGATCTTTTCAGAGATAACATAAGATCAATGCCAAGTAAACATAGAATACATACTGGACAATGATTTATTGCATGTAATGCATGAATATTGTCATCGAAAGAAAGAAATTGGTTCTAATTGTCTGAATTTTTCAGATATATATTAATAGTTTTTCTTGCAAAAAAAATGGTTTTAAATATTAAACTCAAACTctaaatttctaaattttcatatgatttttatttcatGGAAGATTCTATAATTAAAATGCGagtgttataatattttaatatattgttTTCCTAAAATTATACACACTCTATTATAATATTATCCATCTATATGCTTGAAACTTTCAGGTTTGTATACTTTTTTAAACTTCTCTATGAACAAAACTTCTTCTATCATCAAACTTGctatttaatttgaatttcggaAATTATAATTCTAAATTTATTATGATGCAGAATTACATTGGAATAATGATTTTATATTGGTgactaatatattatttataattccAACATAATATTGAAATAGTTGTTGATTAGTAACTAGTATTTTAACAAACCGTAATGTATCGACTAACAAGAACTAAAAATCTTGGATAAAAATTCGAAATTAGATACGTATTTTTAATGTAACTGGAGTTTTAGGCTTAGTTGTTAACTTTTTATACAATTCAACTCAAAAAATAACACCATTTTTTGTtaaaaccatatttttattggATAGAGTGTTTGTAACTGTACAAaattatagctagtagtaacgGTATAACTCAAATTTTTAAACCATATAACAACTTAAGCGTCACACAATGAAATAACAAAATGAAATTTGTTTATGACtatgaatttgaaatattaCGTTATCaatttttaacatttattttcttttctatTACGCTCGAAGATCGTttagcaaaaaaaaattaaaattaagaaggttatatttaaaaaaatgtttgacCAATGTCATTTTTGAAATAACGGAAACGATTATTGTACTCAACAATTATCATATCAATAATTGTGCTTCTTGGTTTATGATAATCGAACACGTGAACTTGACTGTGATACTAATTGTAGGACTGAACTCTTTTCACTTATTCAAAAACTATTGATTGTGGTAACGATATAAttcaaatcatttaaaatatataacaagCAAAGCGACACGCTTCCATTGCTCTCACAAAAAAACTATTGCAACCaaaaaatatgtgcaacaatattgtaaaattttaattagtcctatatatataattttttatttctgAGTTTTTGTattatgaaaattaaatttactGTCTCATAAATGTTGGATTTCAATGCCGGTACTACTCTGTGGGCGTGGGGTGGGAGGGGGTGGGGTGTGGGCACAGAAAGTCCTTTCCGATAAATTTGAATTTTCTGGTCAACAAAAATGCTTCTTAGGGATTCTTTTAGcccaaaaaaataattatatttataaaattcatcataaaaatgaaaaaaaataaaaaattctgtTATAATCTAATTATTCATATTATTGTACTAGGAATTTATAAATACGTCGATTGTATTTAAATCATAATTGAGAATGCATTAACAGTAAAAGTTTATCTCTCCAAAGTATATGGGCTATGTTGTTTCAAGCCAAGTCATATAATTTGACCAGCAACtgtttgcactagaaaattacgCGGACGTTTTAGACACGAAATCCTGTCTACTTCAAATCTAACTTCTACTATCAAACGATGTGAATCTCGATTCAATCATTAGTCATAATTCCCACTTAATAATAGAACACTAGGAAAACTCATGAACAAACAAATTTAATAATGTCatcatgaataaaattcaacatttttacacttgaattgaaaaaaaacgaaaaaaatatataataaaactaAGGAAATTAAGTTAATGAAAACtatatgagacggatctcttatttgggtcatccatgaaaagtataattttttatgcttagagtattattttttattgtgaatatgaatagggttgatccgtctcacagattagtatccgtgagactgtctcatgtgagaccaacTCTCTTTCCAACTCCTCCAACCAATAGATTCTCAACGTCAAATATTTTTccctaataaaatatatattacacATTCCTTTTTCATCTCGAAATCTCTAAAATCACACACatattttttctttgtttcGTACACTTCAAATCCCAACATTTATACATTAAAATCCGATGGAGTTACCTTCAGCCCAGCAATCCAAACTCCGATGCTCGCTTTTCTAATCGCCAATAGAGTCACTGACGCAGTGTCACCTTGCCATAATTTGGCCAACATATCATTTACACATGAAAATGACTAAATAATCATACTTAGCAACATTTTTTTGTACAAAAAAATGTTCTCATACCTTatttttgtgatattcatcCAGTTTCATGAATAAAGCAATACTATATAGTAATTCACAAATATTTTTGCACTTACACTTTATCCCACTAAGTTGGATAGTTGGTCATCAAGAATTTTCTTAACTCAATGATTTTTCAACTTTCTTTCGCCATTTCCCAAATTTATGTATTCCATAGGATGCTACACTCGTGGTAAGAGATCATCCCTAGGATGGCCAGCCACCACATTCTTTTGGTCTTAAATAAGGATATTCTTAAGAATAATGTTGATTCATCGACCCACGAGCCAAGGATTCCCCATTATATCTCGAGTCCGCTTATTTTGAAATTGAAaatcttatatttttatatcCATATATATGTTCAACctaaaaatttattattgtcATTTCATGAACTTTTCCTTCAAGTATTagttcatcatattcatcattaTTTTACTCAAAAACTCGTGAACAACAACAAATTTAGTTTTGTCTTCACGAATTGATTCAACATTTTTTCAACTAGAATTGAAAAACTAAAGGTTTGTgataaaactaaaaaaattacgataataaaaactaaaaataagAGAATTGAAATGAACTACAATTGACTAAATTCGCATATAATTTTGTATTTGATTTGTCGATGATGAGTTGTATCCTCTCGTTCTGATGATTATGCATGCTTTTGTTCGTATTTTTCTCCGAATGCTTTGGCTCATCTTCCACGATCATCCATCTTGCCTTTAACTTCTTCGACGTACAAAATAAGTTTGGCCCCGCTCCATTCTGTACGTGATTAGTTTTAATATGTGGGATTTGATTTTAGTCTTGTTATTTAACTTTCGGTCTAGCAGTAATAATAGTCGATTTTATTCTTAACCTAAATCGTACTTAATTCCAAATATTACTATTAGATTCAAAACAAGTGTACATTTTTTTTCTAAAGTTATATTACTTATTAAATTTTAGAAATAAATATACATTTATTTTGACCCTATCTatggaaaatatatatttttataataaaattattacatTCAATGCAGATATGGACCAGATCGAGTGTCTCATAGAGATATATCAgtgatcgtctcacaagatatctaCTTTATCATGTATTGTATAAAACAATTtacatttatttaaaaatcatgTCATGATAAATCTATATCTACTTTTgggtaaaattaattttttcattggataatatatatcatttaatttatttagaatagttaataaaataatatgtgttAATATAGACATTCTTAGGGATTTTTATtcatgagacgagtcaaccttactcatatttacaataaaactaaatattttttgcataaaaagtaatactttttcattagtgatccaaataaaatatttgtctcaCGAAATTGACATGTGAAACCGTTTCACATGAGCTTTTGTGtatgcatcaaaataaatttaactcataattgtttaattttttttccttagcTTAAAAAGGAAAATAGTAGAAAAAGTGCGAAAAATATAATCATGGCCATAATTTGAACTGACTTGATATTACTTAATCAGATAAGGTCTATAACTCTTCGACTCTaattgttgatatatatatatatatatatatatatatatatatatatatatatatatatatatatcaacaattAGAGTCGAAGAGTTATAGACCTTATCTGATTAAGTAATAttttgtgagcaccgatgaaaTGTCACTCACTCATTGGATGcgtaatttttctatattcatcacatccaatggtGAGTGACATCTCATCAGTACTCACAAAAGTGTGCACGGTAGATGTGCATGATatcaaactatatatatatatatatatatatatatatatatatatatatatatatatatatatataaatatatatatatatatatataaatatacactGGGTGTGCGCATGATACGACCTCGAAAACTAGACCAAGGATGCGGGCAGACGGGCAAAAAATGATGAGATTAATTTTTGTTTGTACAATTAGATACCATCGTTctctgatttaaaaaaaaaaactaaaatccgCTCACTGTGAGAAGATGTTTGATTTGATGAAGTAAGTGAACGTTTGAATAATGATCAGGAATTTGATTTATCTACCAACGCTTTCTCGGACGAGGTCACACAAGTTTGTCCAGTGTGGTTTACCTGATTGATATGATTTGCAGACTATTGTGTTACTTCGAAAGTTTACTCAATATGCACACAAAAAAGCAGGGCTTACAAGTTCTATCgtcaagaaaaaaaattagaatcgaattaattaaataaatcttgTGATATCCCATGAAGTGCCGAATCAAGGTTGAATCTCAACTGTCTGTAAGAGCAAATTAAGCGAACACATGCATATGCTTTGgtcttatattttatttgacATATATATGATTGAGATGTTTTCGAAAACCTAGCTATTAGCTACAGCGATAGAACGTGCATTTGTCAACCGAAATTATGGAAAATCCCCTCAGATTTAAATAATATCGCACATGATCCAAAAGATTTATAAcgctaaaaaatattttattgatttcttgGGAATTTCGCGGGCATTATAGATTTGGTTATTTAAAagatatgagaccgtctcacggatcttaatctgtaagacgggtcaaccctacccatattcacaataaaaagtaagcaaaaacttgtgtgagacggtctcacgagtcgtatttgtgagacgggtatcttatttgggtcacccatgaaaaatattactttttatgctaagagtattactttttattgtgaatatgggtagggttgacccgtctcacggattatgacccgtgagacggtctcacatgagactcactcaaaaaagtaatacccttagcataaaaattaatattttttcatggataacccaaataagatatccgtctcacaaatacgacccgtgagaccgtctcacacaagtttttgcctatttaATTTGTCTATTTTTCGGTTATATCTCAAATATTTCCGAGGAGTTGTTTTTAATGAGCCTTTGTTTTTAAGTTCTGATCTTTCTCAACGATGTGCTGAAGTGTCGTAAAAAATTTATGGTGTGACATCGAAAATTGGTAATATACCACTGAACTTTGCTAACGTATCTAGTACAACACAATAGCAATCCGATGGAAAATTGAATAGAATGAAAATGATGACCAACTTACGGGACTAAAATACAAATCGAAATATTTTAGGACtatagattttaaaaatatataattacgaAATTAAAATAGTAATTTACACGCTTTTAGATGTATAAACTTCTGTCACGAATGTGTTTTCGGCCTTTTTCATAACCATAAAAACTCTTAACAAATGAAATTTTGGATAGTAAAAAATGCAGCTCAGTTTTCAAGTTTTCGGCATTTTAGTTGTAAGTTAGTATGTTTTGGGTTGGATTTAATCTTGTAACTTGTCAAAGTTTAGTTTAATCCaataatttggatttttttttttgtttcggcCATTTCTTTGTCCAAAACCACTAAATTCATTGAATATGGTTTGTTTTACACCGATACTCTCTTATGTGGCATATACATGCGGCAAGAATGAAGTCCATATTGGAGACGTTAAAATTAAtctaagtaaaaaaaataaatgtgtgtAATATAAGTTATTATTGTCACATAAGCCACATAGACGAACATCTGTGTCAAATAAAGAATATTTTGTAGATTTAATGGTTTTGAGAAAAAAAgaactaaaaaaaaatatatccatggataaaaaccaaaatttgataaattataaGACAAAACCAAAACATGTCAATTTACTGAgttaaaattgtaatttttccCCGTAAATCAATTTTTGAGACCTTGTCGTGGTTTTAACACTTAAATGTTTGCATTTTTTTCCTGAAAAAAAGTTGGTAATTTACACTTATTATATTTTAAGTTTAAgatattttatgttaaaaaatgTTAGAAGGAGACACTTAATTAATGTTCTGGATCGGATATTTGTCTGTGCCAACAATTAGGTCAGTAGCTCGTCGCCTCTTTCGGAGCAAAAGTACAATTTgaggtaaaaaaaaaatgttgggtttgtgaagttaattatttttaaaaaaaaaaacaaattaatacGCAAGTATGTCCAAAAATTAcattaattttgagaaaattatAGTTTCCGTCATTTAACTTCCACGTTTTTTTGTCATGTTTTCGATCAATTCATTGTTTTAGTCCCGTAATCTATATTTTTTCCAATATTTAGTCATTTTTAATCGGAGTGATGACGTGAAGCTGAAAAAAATTTATGCGACGTACACTGAAAATTATTGATAAAATGTTGACATTGCTCACTTCGTGAAATTCAAATTAATGAAAAGATCAAGAATTGATCAACATGAACAAAAATAGAAAGCATGAAAGTTACctgataaaaaatataatttgatctatgaaattttgtttttatatatgtataaataTGACACTATTTCTAGTTGTATCTAAGTCTTATAAGAATGAAGctagaaaatttaaatataaaaatttcatatGATTCACATATAATTATTACGAGAGTATGTGACTaaacatattttatttaaaagtttttaatttataagctctttttttaaaaataagttgttataatatttatataaaataaagttATGAACTTTTTTAAAGATAATGATATTTTAGTGTCATAAGAATTAACATCATTTTACGATCACAGTTACGATAAGGACAAAGATTTtattgaaataataaaaatcaatatttttttttgacatATATTTAGATTTTCATTATTagattttgggaaaaattaaattttttatcaattaatttgtctgattttaagttttgatccATTTAATTTTCAAAGTTCGATTTTAgtacaataattttatttttcaattattttaatcaaattgCTGTCATGACATTAGAACATCATTTTTTCTATCATGATAATGTCAAATCCATCGACCCTAGTACAATCTAagttga is a window encoding:
- the LOC140814343 gene encoding ethylene-responsive transcription factor ERF027-like, whose product is MADTPHQLNMSQQDHSSPPPSVPPSTTNPPPAPPQTPTDPSVRSGIERETQPPALTLPQPLPLPLPSPSPPSVLTLAPFLAPSVSTQPRLPIYRDQTLNLQSMSRIEAIQSPRKLQKVTTMTSTSSPSRSNTGKHPVFRGIRSRSGKWVSEIREPRKTTRIWLGTYPTPEMAAAAYDVAALALRGNEAMLNFPENVGKYHVPASPSPPDIRRAAVDAAALMKREEEEAGLGEEVAAAAVDEQQGDDVSINAETVISSGQEFIDEEELFHMPNLLKDMAEGMLVSPPRIASPPSDDSPTSSDAENLWSY